Proteins from a genomic interval of Halopseudomonas litoralis:
- a CDS encoding M16 family metallopeptidase has translation MAAVKSNRRGSLALLLLVVLAVIVMTAFLLRDPTPQAPSDAPVAGNQTEQPVSDAQIEAEPDTVVAELLPELDSLQQVDLDQPPARRALDLQHWTTEQGTRVYFMQAEELPMLDVQLLFAAGASRDGELPGLATMTNAMLNEGIEGKDAGAIAAGFERLGAQFSNSSHRDMALAGLRTLTADDKLDSALALFANVIARPSFPEEAFERLRNQLLASLQFRLQQPAALASEAFWADLYPQHPYGSLPEGQPDSLQQLTPETLRIFHSQYYTAGNAVIALVGDINRDSAERLAQRLADALPQGPAAPVIGDPQPISSSHRHIDFNGQQTHVLVGQHGISRHDPDYAALYVGNQILGGSGFGSRLMQEIRESRGLSYSVSSRLIPMQATGPVMVSMQTRADQVDLALEVIHQSLDAFISEGPTEAELTRTKRQINGEFPLSTANNASIVGQLGMIGFYELPLNHLQLFLDQVQALTVEDIRAAFARHFNAEQRLVITVGPAMVLQETAPTDTDQPDTPVLPITEPDA, from the coding sequence ATGGCTGCTGTCAAATCCAATCGACGCGGCTCGCTGGCCCTGTTGTTACTGGTCGTCCTGGCGGTCATCGTGATGACCGCGTTTCTACTGCGTGACCCCACCCCGCAAGCGCCTTCTGACGCCCCGGTGGCTGGCAACCAGACTGAGCAGCCGGTCAGCGATGCGCAGATCGAGGCGGAGCCCGACACGGTAGTGGCCGAGCTGCTGCCCGAGCTGGATTCGTTGCAACAGGTCGACCTAGACCAGCCACCGGCTCGCCGCGCTCTGGACCTGCAACACTGGACCACCGAACAGGGCACACGGGTGTATTTCATGCAGGCCGAAGAACTGCCCATGCTCGATGTACAGCTGTTGTTCGCTGCCGGCGCCAGCCGCGATGGTGAACTGCCGGGCCTGGCCACCATGACCAACGCCATGCTCAATGAAGGTATCGAGGGCAAGGACGCCGGAGCCATCGCCGCCGGCTTCGAACGTCTGGGCGCACAGTTCTCCAACAGCTCGCACCGTGACATGGCATTGGCCGGCCTGCGCACCCTGACCGCCGACGACAAGCTCGACTCGGCGCTGGCTTTATTCGCCAATGTCATCGCCCGCCCGAGCTTTCCCGAGGAGGCCTTCGAACGCCTGCGCAACCAGCTGCTGGCCAGCCTGCAATTCAGGTTGCAGCAACCCGCTGCGCTGGCCAGTGAAGCCTTCTGGGCCGACCTGTATCCACAGCACCCCTACGGCAGCCTGCCTGAAGGTCAGCCCGACAGCCTGCAGCAGCTGACACCCGAGACACTGCGCATCTTCCACAGCCAGTATTACACTGCCGGCAATGCGGTCATCGCCCTGGTCGGCGATATCAACCGGGACAGCGCTGAACGTCTTGCTCAACGCCTGGCCGACGCCCTGCCACAGGGGCCAGCGGCGCCAGTCATCGGCGATCCGCAACCGATTTCCTCCAGCCATCGGCATATCGATTTCAATGGTCAGCAGACCCATGTACTGGTGGGCCAACACGGTATCAGCCGTCACGACCCGGACTACGCCGCGCTCTATGTCGGCAACCAGATTCTCGGTGGTTCGGGCTTCGGCTCACGGCTGATGCAGGAGATCCGCGAAAGCCGCGGCCTGTCGTATTCGGTCAGCAGCCGGTTGATCCCCATGCAGGCCACCGGCCCGGTAATGGTCAGCATGCAGACCCGCGCCGACCAGGTCGATCTGGCGTTGGAGGTCATTCACCAGAGCCTCGACGCCTTCATCAGCGAAGGTCCGACCGAGGCCGAACTGACCCGCACCAAGCGCCAGATCAACGGCGAATTTCCATTGAGCACCGCCAACAACGCATCCATTGTCGGCCAGCTCGGCATGATCGGCTTCTACGAGCTGCCGCTCAATCATCTGCAACTCTTCCTCGATCAGGTGCAGGCCCTCACGGTGGAAGATATCCGCGCGGCTTTTGCTCGGCATTTCAACGCGGAGCAGCGCCTGGTCATCACCGTCGGCCCGGCCATGGTTCTGCAGGAAACCGCGCCGACAGACACTGACCAGCCGGATACCCCCGTATTGCCGATCACGGAGCCAGACGCATGA
- the rsmD gene encoding 16S rRNA (guanine(966)-N(2))-methyltransferase RsmD: MKQQNRHSQLRIIAGEWRSRRFSFTEQPGLRPTPDRVRETLFNWLSMHIEGARCLDPFAGSGALTLEALSRGAAHALACDTSRDVVAALRGHLQMLQCDRGEIRQQDALNLLTGTPDAPFDLVFLDPPFHQDLLIPACNALETNGWLAPDALIYTESETAPARLPFPSNWHLHREKKAGQVWYSLWQRREG; encoded by the coding sequence ATGAAGCAACAGAATCGCCACAGCCAGTTGCGCATCATCGCCGGTGAGTGGCGCAGCCGGCGTTTCAGCTTCACCGAGCAACCTGGTCTGCGCCCGACGCCTGACCGGGTGCGGGAAACTCTGTTCAACTGGTTGAGCATGCACATCGAAGGTGCACGCTGTCTCGACCCGTTCGCCGGCAGCGGCGCCCTGACACTGGAAGCACTGTCGCGTGGTGCAGCTCACGCGCTGGCCTGCGATACCAGCCGAGATGTGGTTGCGGCACTGCGCGGGCACCTGCAGATGTTGCAATGTGATCGCGGCGAGATTCGCCAGCAGGACGCCCTGAACCTGCTCACCGGCACCCCGGATGCGCCTTTCGATCTGGTGTTTCTCGACCCGCCGTTTCATCAGGACCTGCTCATCCCGGCTTGTAACGCGCTGGAAACCAATGGCTGGCTGGCACCCGACGCGCTCATCTACACCGAGAGCGAAACCGCACCGGCGCGCCTGCCGTTTCCATCCAACTGGCATCTGCACCGGGAAAAGAAAGCCGGGCAGGTCTGGTACAGTTTGTGGCAGCGTCGCGAGGGATAG
- the coaD gene encoding pantetheine-phosphate adenylyltransferase: MNTVLYPGTFDPITMGHMDLVGRAAKLFDRVVVAVAASPKKNPTFPLEQRVELAREVLKQYPNVEVVGFSTLLAHFADEIGANVLLRGLRAVSDFEYEFQLANMNRQLAPEVESLFLTPSEKYSYISSTLVREIASLGGDVTKFVHPAVHEALLKRFNG; encoded by the coding sequence ATGAATACTGTTCTCTATCCCGGCACTTTCGACCCCATTACCATGGGTCATATGGATCTGGTCGGCCGTGCAGCCAAGCTGTTCGACCGTGTAGTGGTGGCTGTCGCTGCCAGCCCGAAAAAAAACCCGACCTTTCCGCTCGAGCAACGTGTGGAACTGGCGCGTGAGGTTCTCAAGCAATACCCCAACGTCGAAGTTGTGGGGTTCTCTACCCTGCTCGCGCATTTTGCCGATGAGATTGGCGCCAACGTGCTGCTGCGCGGTCTGCGTGCGGTGTCGGATTTCGAATACGAATTTCAGCTGGCGAACATGAATCGTCAACTGGCCCCCGAGGTGGAAAGCCTGTTCCTCACGCCCTCGGAGAAGTATTCTTACATCTCGTCCACCCTCGTCCGCGAAATTGCCTCCCTGGGTGGCGATGTCACCAAATTCGTTCATCCGGCAGTACACGAAGCCCTGCTCAAACGCTTCAACGGCTGA
- a CDS encoding YfhL family 4Fe-4S dicluster ferredoxin — MALIITDDCINCDVCEPECPNGAISQGEEIYVIDPSLCTECVGHFDEPQCQQVCPVDCIPLDPNRVESKEELMEKYLILTSPE, encoded by the coding sequence ATGGCCCTGATCATTACCGACGACTGCATCAACTGCGATGTCTGCGAACCGGAATGCCCCAACGGGGCCATTTCCCAGGGCGAGGAAATTTACGTCATCGACCCCAGCCTGTGCACTGAGTGCGTCGGTCACTTCGACGAACCCCAGTGCCAGCAGGTGTGTCCGGTCGACTGCATACCGCTTGATCCCAACCGGGTCGAAAGCAAAGAGGAACTGATGGAAAAATACCTGATCCTCACCAGCCCCGAATGA
- the ggt gene encoding gamma-glutamyltransferase: MKLLRHLLTLSLLLSLGARAAPAPDQQAVASAHPTATEAGHLVLDQGGNAFDAAIAVAATLAVVEPYGSGIGGGGFFLLRQPAETTIHYRFIDARETAPLAAHRNMYLDRSREPQRVINGPLAAGIPGLPAALVHLAEYYGELPLSQSLAPAIAAAEQGFAVGDSYRMLVGFRLEAMQQDAETARIFLHNNQAPASGRLVRQPDLAETLRVLAAKGHAGFYRGPVAERLITGVEAAGGVWQPADLENYRVIEREPIRFNSHGIEVISAPLPSAGGIALAGILQGLESLPQAIPGSVQWTHQLVELMRRTYRDRALLLGDSDFVEVPTDKLVSADHARQLAASIDPEHATPSSALGEPRQFQEGTNTTHFSLIDRDGNAVAATLSVNLPFGAAFTVPGTGVLLNNEMDDFAADPSGKNSYGLAGSEANAIAPGKRPLSSMTPTMLENTEQLAVLGTPGGSRIISMVLLGALQAMEGKPVRDWVGRPRFHHQYLPDHIQVEDHVFTAEQQHALKAMGHNIKPVGRDYGDMQALHWYKQKGEISAASDPRGEGLATVKRPIKPD, translated from the coding sequence ATGAAGTTGCTCCGCCACCTGCTGACCCTGTCGCTGCTGCTGAGTCTGGGAGCGCGGGCAGCACCGGCACCCGATCAGCAAGCCGTCGCCAGCGCGCACCCGACCGCTACCGAAGCCGGCCACCTGGTCCTCGATCAGGGCGGCAATGCATTTGATGCAGCCATCGCCGTTGCTGCCACGCTCGCAGTAGTGGAGCCCTACGGCTCCGGCATTGGCGGCGGCGGTTTCTTTCTGCTGCGCCAGCCCGCCGAAACAACAATCCATTACCGGTTCATCGATGCCCGAGAAACCGCTCCTCTGGCCGCTCACCGCAACATGTACCTGGACCGCTCCAGGGAACCCCAGCGGGTGATCAATGGGCCGCTGGCTGCCGGTATTCCCGGACTGCCGGCAGCGCTGGTGCATCTGGCTGAGTACTATGGCGAGCTGCCCCTGAGCCAGAGCCTGGCGCCCGCCATTGCTGCCGCCGAACAAGGCTTTGCCGTGGGTGACAGTTACCGCATGCTGGTCGGCTTCAGACTGGAGGCCATGCAGCAGGATGCCGAAACCGCGCGCATCTTCCTGCACAATAACCAGGCACCCGCGTCAGGCCGATTGGTCCGCCAGCCCGATCTCGCTGAAACCCTGCGCGTTCTTGCCGCCAAAGGGCATGCGGGGTTCTATCGCGGACCAGTTGCTGAGCGTCTGATTACCGGAGTCGAGGCCGCAGGCGGTGTCTGGCAACCTGCTGATCTGGAAAACTACCGCGTCATTGAACGCGAACCGATCCGCTTCAACAGCCATGGCATCGAGGTCATCAGCGCTCCACTGCCCTCAGCCGGAGGCATTGCCCTGGCGGGCATTCTGCAGGGGCTGGAAAGCCTGCCTCAGGCCATACCCGGCTCGGTACAATGGACACATCAGTTGGTCGAACTGATGCGCCGCACCTACCGTGACCGCGCCCTGTTGCTGGGTGACAGTGATTTCGTCGAGGTGCCGACCGATAAGCTGGTGTCAGCCGACCATGCCCGCCAATTGGCGGCCAGCATCGATCCCGAGCATGCCACCCCCAGCAGCGCGCTGGGCGAGCCTCGGCAGTTCCAGGAAGGCACCAACACCACACACTTCTCGCTGATCGACCGCGATGGCAACGCCGTGGCCGCCACCCTCAGTGTCAACCTGCCCTTCGGCGCCGCTTTCACCGTGCCGGGCACCGGCGTGCTGCTGAACAATGAAATGGATGATTTTGCCGCCGATCCATCCGGCAAGAACAGCTATGGGCTGGCTGGCAGCGAAGCCAACGCCATCGCCCCAGGCAAGCGCCCGCTGTCGAGCATGACGCCGACCATGCTGGAAAATACCGAGCAGCTGGCGGTACTCGGCACACCCGGCGGCAGCCGCATCATCAGCATGGTATTGCTGGGCGCGCTGCAGGCGATGGAGGGCAAGCCGGTGCGGGACTGGGTCGGTCGTCCACGCTTCCATCATCAATATCTACCCGATCACATTCAGGTCGAAGACCACGTCTTCACCGCCGAACAACAGCACGCACTGAAAGCCATGGGCCACAACATCAAGCCGGTAGGCCGGGATTATGGCGATATGCAAGCGTTGCACTGGTACAAGCAGAAAGGCGAAATCAGCGCCGCCAGCGACCCTCGAGGCGAAGGGCTGGCCACCGTCAAACGACCGATCAAGCCAGACTGA
- the mutM gene encoding bifunctional DNA-formamidopyrimidine glycosylase/DNA-(apurinic or apyrimidinic site) lyase, translating into MPELPEVETTRRGIAPHLEGHRVTRLIVRDARLRWPIPEDLAVQIENQTFTAIRRRAKYLLMDIGGGTLISHLGMSGNLRLVPAETPVLKHEHVDIELDSGLALRYTDPRRFGAMLWQRSGDVHPLLVKLGPEPLSAEFDGERLYQLSRKRSMAVKPFIMDNAVVVGVGNIYATEALFAAGIDPRREAGRISRARFQVLAEEIKKVLARAIDSGGTTLRDFIGGDGKPGYFQQELFVYGRAGQLCKLCGTTLSECRLGQRSSVFCRKCQH; encoded by the coding sequence ATGCCTGAGTTACCTGAAGTCGAAACCACCCGTCGCGGCATCGCTCCGCATCTGGAAGGCCATCGCGTGACCCGGCTGATCGTCCGCGACGCGCGTCTGCGCTGGCCGATTCCCGAGGATCTGGCGGTCCAGATCGAGAACCAGACCTTCACCGCCATCCGCCGACGGGCCAAGTACCTGTTGATGGATATCGGCGGTGGCACCCTGATCAGTCATCTGGGCATGTCCGGCAACCTGCGGCTGGTGCCAGCCGAGACGCCGGTGCTCAAGCATGAACATGTGGATATTGAGCTGGATTCCGGCCTCGCTCTGCGCTACACCGATCCGCGCCGCTTTGGTGCCATGCTCTGGCAGCGCAGTGGGGATGTCCATCCATTGCTGGTCAAACTCGGCCCTGAACCGCTGTCGGCGGAATTCGATGGTGAGCGGCTGTATCAGCTGTCGCGCAAGCGCAGCATGGCGGTCAAACCCTTCATCATGGACAATGCGGTGGTGGTCGGCGTGGGTAATATCTACGCAACCGAAGCCTTGTTTGCAGCGGGCATCGATCCGCGCCGTGAGGCAGGACGGATCAGTCGTGCGCGTTTTCAGGTGCTGGCCGAAGAGATAAAGAAGGTGCTGGCTCGCGCCATCGACAGCGGCGGCACCACACTGCGGGACTTTATCGGCGGTGATGGCAAGCCCGGCTACTTTCAACAGGAGCTGTTTGTTTACGGCCGCGCCGGACAGCTGTGCAAGCTGTGCGGCACGACGCTTTCGGAATGCCGTCTGGGCCAGCGCAGCAGCGTGTTCTGCCGCAAATGCCAGCACTGA